In Thermospira aquatica, the following proteins share a genomic window:
- the hemA gene encoding glutamyl-tRNA reductase: protein MLGFKGMDYHFPIEERENFYYSLLRALPHYHILLKTCDRVELYYDEPGAHPPKDTLFSLIQHLFGLASGVESPLVGENYIFHQLKQAYQQAIHNKTVSKILHILFQQAFHVGKKVRQKTNISKGALSHALAAFTIVKYYFKNLQNLRVTIIGVNRINEDLLKYFHKHEVKQIYLGNRTYEKAKELALKYNAQVFSLNSLKNVLRQTDVLLTTTSAPHPIIKTSDMPENKELLIIDLAVPPDVEKEIKTRKNILYFDVHDSEKMVTQSLQTRQEEKEKALRIISEETEKFYFSLTKIKEEKGGSCGNNKGYCEEFPPLSQTGGRSFQ from the coding sequence ATGCTGGGTTTTAAGGGAATGGATTATCATTTTCCCATCGAGGAAAGAGAAAACTTTTACTATTCTCTTCTCCGAGCACTCCCCCACTATCACATTCTGCTCAAGACATGTGATAGAGTAGAACTTTACTACGATGAACCTGGAGCCCACCCTCCAAAAGACACTCTTTTTTCTCTTATTCAACATCTTTTCGGATTGGCGTCTGGAGTAGAGTCTCCTCTTGTCGGAGAGAATTACATCTTTCACCAGCTAAAACAAGCCTACCAACAAGCCATTCACAACAAGACCGTATCAAAAATCCTTCATATCCTTTTTCAACAGGCCTTTCATGTTGGAAAAAAGGTAAGACAAAAAACGAATATCAGTAAGGGTGCCCTCTCCCATGCCCTTGCAGCATTCACAATAGTAAAATATTATTTTAAAAATCTTCAAAATCTCCGTGTCACGATTATTGGAGTTAATAGAATTAACGAAGACTTGTTAAAATATTTCCATAAACATGAAGTGAAACAAATCTACCTTGGTAATCGAACCTATGAGAAAGCTAAAGAATTAGCGCTCAAATACAATGCTCAAGTATTTTCTCTTAACTCTCTCAAAAATGTGTTACGACAAACCGATGTTTTACTCACTACCACGAGTGCTCCTCATCCTATTATAAAAACAAGCGATATGCCTGAAAACAAAGAGCTTCTTATCATTGATCTCGCCGTCCCCCCTGATGTAGAAAAAGAAATAAAGACGAGGAAAAACATCCTCTACTTCGACGTTCACGATAGTGAAAAAATGGTCACTCAATCCTTACAAACTCGACAAGAAGAAAAAGAAAAGGCACTTCGGATAATTTCAGAAGAAACTGAAAAGTTCTATTTCTCTCTTACAAAAATAAAGGAAGAAAAAGGAGGCAGCTGTGGAAACAATAAAGGTTATTGCGAGGAATTCCCCCCTCTCTCTCAAACAGGTGGAAGAAGTTTTCAGTGA
- a CDS encoding precorrin-2 dehydrogenase/sirohydrochlorin ferrochelatase family protein, with translation MTFLPIAINIEGKKILIIGGGKVAFQKANILSLYTRNITFLALEFIPEIQTHFSDCVFLKRAYKKCYLKKFFLVYACTNDNTLNQQIAADAKKLSILVNVCDSPEFCDFISPAIYKKKNVSIAVTTNGTSAKQSVFLRNTIKEFLENAGF, from the coding sequence ATGACATTCTTACCCATAGCCATAAACATAGAAGGGAAAAAAATACTCATTATAGGAGGAGGAAAGGTAGCCTTTCAAAAGGCAAATATACTTTCTCTTTATACGAGAAATATTACCTTTTTGGCTTTAGAATTTATCCCTGAAATCCAAACCCATTTTTCCGATTGTGTCTTTCTTAAGAGAGCGTATAAAAAATGTTATCTTAAAAAATTTTTTCTTGTCTATGCATGTACTAATGACAACACTCTTAACCAACAAATTGCCGCAGACGCAAAAAAACTCTCTATCCTTGTCAACGTGTGCGACTCCCCCGAATTCTGCGATTTTATCTCCCCTGCTATCTATAAAAAAAAGAATGTAAGTATAGCCGTAACAACAAACGGAACAAGCGCAAAACAAAGCGTTTTTCTTAGAAATACTATAAAGGAGTTTTTGGAAAATGCTGGGTTTTAA